A DNA window from Deltaproteobacteria bacterium contains the following coding sequences:
- a CDS encoding sigma-54-dependent Fis family transcriptional regulator, which translates to MNNKAVDLLLVDDEEILIKAFEKIARRYQMGMEVARDGLEALRILGDRKIDVAVLDLNSPGLTGLQVLEYIKKNQLDTEAILITGRATIETAIASLKMGAYDYLMKPFEDIEVVVSLIKKAQEKAQLVRRIRELEEKHTSEASLDGLIGRSSKMREVYSLIENVAPSESSVLVVGESGTGKELVAHAIHKKSFRSQKHFVVVNCAALPETLMESELFGHVRGSFTGAIGDKKGLFAEAHEGTIFLDEIGEIPLSVQVKLLRILQDGEIRPVGSSEASHVDVRIISATNRDLYDMVRKGTFREDLFYRLNVITVRLPSLRERKEDIPLLSYYFMNRFTLKTGKKINEISLDTLQSLQEYAWPGNVRELENVIERALVLSQADRITARDLPPKILGEVFYRPGEVPEGDLTRLTYQDAKDRTLQLFNRSYVSHLLQVAEGNVSVASTKAGMDRSNFKKIIKRCSINVKEFKKRKGR; encoded by the coding sequence ATGAATAACAAAGCGGTTGATCTGCTGCTTGTTGATGACGAAGAGATTCTAATCAAGGCGTTCGAAAAAATTGCCCGTCGTTATCAAATGGGGATGGAGGTCGCCCGTGACGGTCTTGAGGCGCTTCGGATTCTGGGGGATCGCAAGATAGACGTCGCTGTCCTGGATCTTAATTCTCCAGGCCTTACAGGTCTTCAGGTCCTGGAGTATATCAAGAAAAACCAATTAGACACCGAGGCGATCCTGATTACGGGGCGTGCGACGATCGAAACGGCGATCGCTTCGCTCAAGATGGGGGCTTATGATTACTTGATGAAACCATTTGAAGATATCGAGGTGGTTGTTTCCTTGATCAAAAAGGCGCAGGAAAAGGCGCAATTGGTTCGAAGAATTCGAGAATTAGAGGAAAAGCATACCTCCGAGGCCTCGTTGGATGGTTTGATCGGACGAAGTTCCAAGATGCGCGAGGTCTACTCCTTGATTGAAAATGTTGCCCCGAGCGAATCCAGTGTTTTGGTTGTGGGGGAGAGCGGCACAGGGAAAGAGTTAGTGGCGCATGCAATCCATAAGAAAAGTTTCCGGAGTCAAAAACATTTTGTTGTCGTGAATTGCGCTGCCCTCCCTGAGACCCTCATGGAAAGCGAACTCTTTGGTCATGTTCGCGGGTCTTTTACAGGGGCGATCGGTGACAAGAAGGGGCTTTTTGCTGAGGCGCATGAGGGGACTATCTTTCTCGACGAGATTGGGGAGATTCCACTTTCAGTCCAGGTCAAGCTGCTTCGTATCTTGCAGGACGGCGAAATCAGACCGGTGGGGAGTTCTGAGGCCTCCCATGTCGATGTTCGGATCATTTCGGCAACGAATCGCGATCTTTACGATATGGTTCGAAAAGGGACCTTTCGCGAAGATCTTTTTTACCGTCTCAATGTCATTACTGTTCGCCTTCCTTCCCTTCGGGAGCGCAAGGAGGACATCCCTCTGCTGAGTTATTATTTTATGAATAGGTTTACTCTGAAGACCGGAAAGAAGATAAATGAAATTTCTCTCGATACCCTTCAATCTCTTCAGGAGTATGCCTGGCCTGGAAATGTGCGTGAGTTGGAGAATGTGATTGAGCGGGCCCTCGTGCTTTCTCAAGCGGATCGGATTACAGCGCGGGATTTGCCCCCAAAAATTCTGGGGGAGGTTTTTTACCGTCCAGGCGAGGTCCCTGAAGGGGATCTGACACGGCTGACCTATCAGGATGCGAAGGACAGGACGCTGCAGCTTTTCAACCGGTCTTATGTGAGTCACCTTTTGCAAGTTGCCGAGGGGAATGTTTCCGTCGCCTCCACGAAGGCGGGGATGGATCGAAGCAATTTTAAAAAGATTATCAAAAGATGCAGCATTAATGTGAAGGAATTCAAGAAACGAAAGGGGCGCTAA
- a CDS encoding sigma-54-dependent Fis family transcriptional regulator, protein MKPSLLIIEDEDPIRKALERFFKKKSFEVMLASTGEEGLSLLKAGRVDLLLVDLMLPNMSGIEVIRQAKETIPQLVCVVMTGYGTIPSAVEAIKAGAFHYITKPFDLEDLNALVTKGLEHQRLQQENRVLKETLKTRFKKQAIIGTSLKMKEVLDLAEKVAVSDSTVLILGESGTGKELLAKAIHYQSNRSERSLVTVNCAAIPETLLESELFGHTKGSFTGAVSHRIGCFEQAEGGTIFLDEIGDMSPRLQVKVLRVLQDKKIQAIGSAKSHQVDVRIITATNRDLTKEVQEGRFREDLFYRLNVIPVTLPPLRERSDDIPILIEHFLKKSNTANHKSIEGFSAGAMEKMVRYRWPGNIRELENLVERLVVLKGKGQITEEDLLPSLFDQKNPEVLLDGINIPDSGVSFRDLVNDFEGVLIRKALQKSGGNKNKAANLLGLNRTTLLEKIKKRGFEDLVVEGHDE, encoded by the coding sequence ATGAAGCCATCTCTCTTGATCATAGAAGACGAGGACCCTATTCGAAAGGCGCTTGAGCGGTTTTTCAAGAAAAAATCGTTTGAAGTGATGCTCGCCTCGACGGGAGAAGAAGGACTTTCTCTTCTCAAAGCGGGTCGTGTTGATCTGCTTCTTGTGGATCTCATGCTTCCTAACATGTCGGGGATTGAGGTGATACGGCAAGCGAAAGAGACGATACCGCAGCTCGTCTGTGTTGTCATGACTGGTTATGGGACGATCCCTTCGGCCGTGGAGGCGATCAAGGCGGGGGCTTTTCATTATATTACCAAACCTTTTGATCTGGAGGATCTTAATGCCTTGGTGACAAAGGGGCTTGAACATCAGAGGCTTCAACAGGAAAATCGGGTTCTCAAAGAAACCCTGAAAACACGCTTCAAAAAACAAGCGATTATCGGAACAAGCCTGAAGATGAAGGAGGTTTTGGACCTTGCCGAAAAGGTTGCTGTCAGTGACAGCACGGTTCTTATTTTAGGGGAAAGTGGGACGGGCAAGGAGCTTCTGGCCAAGGCGATTCATTATCAATCCAATCGTTCGGAACGTTCCCTCGTCACGGTCAATTGTGCGGCGATTCCGGAAACTCTGCTGGAGAGCGAGCTTTTTGGTCATACCAAAGGCTCGTTTACGGGGGCGGTGAGTCATCGTATCGGCTGTTTTGAACAGGCGGAGGGGGGGACAATTTTTCTGGATGAAATTGGCGACATGAGTCCGCGACTTCAGGTCAAGGTCCTTCGAGTTCTTCAGGACAAAAAAATTCAGGCGATCGGCTCTGCCAAAAGTCATCAGGTGGATGTCAGGATCATCACCGCGACGAATCGTGATTTGACGAAGGAGGTCCAGGAGGGGAGATTTCGAGAGGATCTTTTTTATCGGCTCAATGTGATTCCCGTGACTCTGCCTCCTCTGCGCGAACGCAGTGATGATATCCCCATTCTCATAGAGCATTTTCTCAAAAAATCGAATACGGCCAACCACAAGTCTATTGAGGGTTTTAGTGCTGGAGCGATGGAGAAGATGGTTCGCTATCGCTGGCCGGGGAATATTCGAGAATTGGAGAATCTCGTGGAACGGCTTGTTGTCCTGAAGGGGAAGGGGCAAATTACGGAAGAGGATCTCCTCCCCTCCCTTTTTGATCAAAAAAATCCCGAGGTACTTCTGGACGGTATTAATATCCCCGATTCCGGTGTTTCGTTTCGGGATCTTGTGAATGATTTTGAAGGGGTCCTGATTCGCAAGGCGTTGCAAAAGAGTGGTGGGAACAAGAACAAGGCGGCCAATCTTTTGGGCCTCAATCGAACCACCTTGCTTGAAAAGATCAAGAAAAGAGGGTTTGAGGATCTTGTCGTGGAGGGGCACGATGAATAA
- a CDS encoding PAS domain-containing protein, giving the protein MGNHLKGEPKKKDDQKVFNDLDALKALFQVVERGKLTWEATFDAIRDPVLIISSDYRIDRANLAASERAKKKIVEMIGQHCYEVFAGRNAVCPRCPLKETLETNHPYSVEIEKLRKETDFQVSSYPLPLESAENPRVVHHYRDVTGERLLRRQLVQSEKMAAIGMLAGGVAHEINNPLGGILAFTQLLKAELPPESSVQEDLKEIEEAAKRCKKIVSDLLSFSRPSPGADMIPQDINALVERIMPMLRLSLREAQVTIQTEYGKNLPPVLGDASRLQQVFMNLIRNASEAMKGGGAVTIRTGVSSEQPGDFFIEFQDTGPGIRAQDLPHIFDPFFTTKGHKGTGLGLSICDSIIHDHHGHIEVQSELNKGSLFRVVLPVYETERIS; this is encoded by the coding sequence TTGGGAAATCATCTGAAGGGGGAGCCCAAAAAGAAGGACGACCAGAAGGTCTTTAATGACCTCGATGCCTTAAAGGCACTCTTCCAGGTTGTTGAGAGAGGGAAACTTACCTGGGAGGCGACCTTTGATGCGATTCGGGATCCCGTCTTAATTATCAGCAGTGATTATCGCATTGATCGCGCGAATCTTGCTGCCAGCGAGCGTGCCAAAAAGAAAATTGTCGAGATGATAGGCCAGCATTGCTATGAAGTCTTCGCGGGGCGTAATGCTGTTTGTCCCAGATGCCCGCTGAAAGAAACCCTTGAAACCAATCATCCCTACTCTGTCGAGATTGAAAAATTGAGAAAAGAAACAGATTTTCAGGTGAGTTCTTATCCTCTTCCGCTAGAATCAGCCGAAAATCCTCGTGTCGTTCATCATTACCGGGATGTTACCGGTGAGAGGCTTCTTCGGAGGCAGTTGGTCCAGAGTGAAAAAATGGCGGCGATCGGTATGCTTGCGGGAGGTGTTGCGCACGAGATCAATAATCCGTTGGGAGGGATTCTTGCTTTTACACAGCTTTTGAAGGCAGAACTTCCTCCTGAGAGTTCTGTCCAGGAAGATTTAAAAGAAATTGAAGAGGCGGCGAAGAGGTGCAAAAAGATCGTCTCGGATCTCTTGTCGTTTTCAAGACCTTCGCCAGGGGCGGATATGATCCCGCAGGATATCAATGCACTTGTCGAAAGGATCATGCCGATGTTGAGACTCAGCTTGCGGGAAGCCCAGGTGACGATACAGACCGAATACGGTAAAAATCTCCCCCCCGTTTTAGGGGATGCCTCACGTCTGCAGCAGGTTTTTATGAATCTCATTCGAAATGCCTCCGAAGCGATGAAGGGTGGGGGGGCCGTGACGATCCGAACAGGTGTCTCCTCTGAACAGCCAGGGGATTTTTTCATTGAATTCCAGGATACAGGGCCGGGGATTCGAGCCCAGGATCTCCCCCATATTTTTGATCCATTTTTTACAACAAAAGGGCACAAGGGGACAGGTTTGGGGCTTTCGATTTGTGATTCAATCATCCACGATCATCATGGGCACATCGAGGTACAAAGCGAACTGAATAAAGGGTCTCTCTTCAGGGTTGTTTTACCGGTTTATGAGACGGAAAGGATATCATGA
- a CDS encoding phosphoribosylformylglycinamidine cyclo-ligase, whose protein sequence is MTYKNSGVDIDAADSFVQKIKPLIKKTENPRVLGSIGHYAGLFSLANSGYKEPVLCASTDGVGTKLKLALQCGDLSGLGQDLVAMSANDILCLGAKPLFFLDYFATSRLDQRQASTLIQGIAEACASIQCPLIGGETAEMPSLYKEGDFDLAGFIVGIVEKKRIVDGNQIKPGDVVIGLASSGPHSNGYSLIRKIIEEKNLSLKERYEGLSRPLGETLLKPTKLYGNIILPLLDEFPVTGIAHLTGGGFHNIPRLLPEGTRVVIKRSSWTPPPVFSLIQKWGSLPPEEMELVFNMGIGLVVILDAKKSASFQKRLEQSGEKCFVIGEIECCQKGEEPLLIL, encoded by the coding sequence ATGACCTATAAGAACTCTGGCGTCGATATCGATGCCGCCGATAGTTTTGTTCAAAAGATCAAACCGCTCATCAAAAAAACAGAGAACCCGCGAGTCTTGGGCTCTATTGGGCACTATGCCGGCCTTTTTTCACTAGCCAATTCTGGTTATAAAGAACCGGTTCTCTGCGCCTCAACAGACGGGGTTGGCACAAAACTCAAACTAGCCCTTCAGTGTGGAGATCTCAGCGGACTCGGCCAGGACCTCGTCGCCATGTCGGCAAACGATATCCTCTGTCTTGGCGCGAAGCCTCTTTTTTTTCTCGATTATTTTGCCACAAGCCGTTTGGATCAACGACAGGCCTCGACGCTTATTCAAGGAATAGCAGAGGCCTGCGCCTCTATCCAATGTCCACTGATCGGCGGGGAAACCGCCGAGATGCCCTCTCTTTACAAGGAAGGAGACTTTGACCTCGCCGGTTTTATTGTCGGTATTGTCGAAAAAAAGAGGATTGTCGACGGTAACCAGATCAAACCAGGTGATGTTGTCATTGGCCTCGCCTCTTCGGGACCACACTCCAATGGTTATTCCCTCATTCGAAAGATCATCGAAGAGAAAAACCTCTCCTTAAAAGAACGTTATGAGGGGCTCTCGCGCCCCCTGGGAGAAACTCTCCTGAAACCTACAAAACTTTATGGGAACATCATCCTCCCGCTGTTGGATGAATTTCCGGTCACAGGGATTGCCCATCTCACTGGAGGAGGATTTCATAACATCCCACGCCTCCTCCCTGAAGGGACACGTGTCGTGATCAAAAGAAGTTCCTGGACCCCTCCCCCTGTCTTTTCCCTGATTCAAAAATGGGGCTCACTTCCGCCGGAAGAGATGGAACTCGTGTTTAACATGGGGATCGGTCTTGTGGTTATTCTGGACGCAAAGAAAAGCGCTTCGTTTCAAAAGAGGCTCGAACAGAGCGGGGAAAAATGTTTTGTCATTGGTGAAATCGAGTGCTGTCAAAAAGGAGAGGAGCCTCTTTTAATCTTATGA
- the purN gene encoding phosphoribosylglycinamide formyltransferase, protein MIRVGVLISGEGTNLQAIIDKAKGWEVVLVISNRQEAGGLARAKRHNIPTFVVKQSDFPSREAFDHELIRLLDEARVDLVALAGFMRVLGQKFVAHFRGRIMNIHPALLPAFAGTDAIEKAFRYGTKVTGVTVHFVDEGVDTGPIVLQQAIPVEEEETLESLAEKIHQVEHKLYPEAIRLYAEGRLRTVGRKVKMKEPNL, encoded by the coding sequence ATGATTCGGGTGGGAGTCCTCATTTCTGGAGAAGGCACCAACCTCCAGGCTATTATTGACAAGGCAAAAGGATGGGAGGTTGTCCTCGTTATCAGCAACCGTCAGGAGGCCGGCGGGCTCGCAAGGGCCAAGAGACACAACATCCCTACCTTCGTGGTCAAACAGAGCGATTTCCCGTCGCGTGAGGCGTTCGATCACGAATTGATCCGCCTGCTGGATGAAGCTCGGGTAGATCTGGTGGCCCTTGCCGGATTCATGCGCGTCCTGGGACAAAAATTCGTCGCCCATTTCCGAGGAAGAATCATGAATATCCACCCCGCCCTCCTCCCTGCCTTCGCGGGAACAGATGCTATTGAAAAGGCGTTTCGTTACGGGACTAAAGTGACAGGGGTGACTGTTCATTTTGTTGATGAAGGGGTAGACACAGGCCCTATTGTCCTCCAACAAGCGATTCCTGTGGAGGAAGAAGAAACACTTGAAAGTCTCGCGGAAAAGATCCATCAGGTAGAACACAAGCTTTACCCTGAGGCGATTCGATTGTATGCCGAGGGGAGGCTTCGAACCGTGGGGCGTAAGGTTAAAATGAAGGAGCCAAACTTATGA
- a CDS encoding metal-dependent hydrolase encodes MITITYFGHSCFLIEGRKGKVIIDPFLKGNPHVRVNPAEIICNAVLVSHGHQDHLGDAVEISLKNHAPVIGAYELVQSCMKQGTNGHGMNIGGSFHFEFGEVTLTPAIHSSGCADGTYAGSPCGFILKMDNRTIYHAGDTGLTLEMKLISESHNIDIALLPIGDNYTMGPADAAKAVEFLKPKLVIPMHYNTFPEIEQDPADFEDKVGDLARVKVMKFGETFEL; translated from the coding sequence ATGATCACCATCACCTACTTTGGCCACTCGTGTTTCCTGATCGAAGGACGAAAAGGAAAGGTCATCATCGACCCTTTCTTAAAAGGAAACCCTCACGTCCGAGTCAACCCGGCTGAGATTATCTGCAATGCCGTTCTTGTCAGCCACGGTCATCAAGATCACCTCGGAGATGCTGTCGAAATCTCCCTGAAAAACCACGCCCCGGTCATCGGGGCGTATGAGCTTGTTCAATCTTGCATGAAACAAGGGACCAACGGGCATGGAATGAATATCGGCGGGAGTTTTCATTTTGAATTCGGTGAAGTCACTCTCACCCCTGCCATTCATAGTTCGGGATGCGCCGATGGAACCTATGCCGGGAGCCCTTGCGGTTTCATTTTAAAAATGGACAACCGGACGATCTACCATGCCGGTGACACCGGCCTCACGCTGGAAATGAAGCTCATTTCAGAATCCCATAACATCGATATCGCACTTCTTCCGATTGGCGATAACTATACCATGGGGCCCGCCGATGCGGCCAAGGCGGTCGAATTTTTGAAGCCGAAACTTGTCATCCCGATGCATTACAATACCTTCCCGGAGATTGAACAGGACCCCGCCGATTTTGAGGACAAGGTCGGAGACTTGGCGCGGGTCAAAGTCATGAAGTTTGGCGAAACTTTTGAGCTGTAA